Below is a window of Leisingera sp. S132 DNA.
ATACCGATTTTTTCGGCTCTGACCTGCAGCCGCTGTTTGATACAGACGCTGCCTCCTGCGCCCGGGCGTGCGCAGCGCAGGCGGACTGTGCGGGCTTTGTCTTCAATCAGCGGGCAAATGCCTGCTTTCCGAAATCGGCTCTGGAGCAGTCCAGCCCCTATGCCGGCGCCCTGTCTGCGGTAAAACAGCCTGCCGCGCCCGGGCTGGCTGCGGCGGCTGCGCCCCGCGCTGCCCGGCTGGATTTCCTGCAGGAACAGGAGCTGCAGCGCGCCGCCGGCCTTTCCCGCTCCCTGGGACTGGACTATCCGCTGGACACCAATGACGCAGACACGGCCCGCGCCGCCGCCCGGAGCCTGCAGCGGGACGGTGAGCCCCTCGCTGCCCTGCGCTGGATGGCCCAGGCCGTTGTGCTGCAGGATGAGGCCGCGGATTGGACCGGATTCTCAGAATATTTGCTCGCTGCCGCCAAGGACAGCAACAGCCGCAGTCAGCAGCGCCGCTACCGCGCGCAGGCCTTTTCCGCGGCGCTGAACGGCTACCTGCGCGCCACGGAGCCCGAGGCGCAGGCCCGGGCGCTGCGCCAGGCGGCAGAGGCGGTTGAGACACTGGGCCGCGGGCGGGACATGCTGCCGCTCCTGCATCTGGCAGAGGAGATCATTCCGCTCAAGGACAATGCCGAACTGCTGAACTATGCGATCCGCAAATACGGCTTCCGCGTCACCTCCAGCACGGTGGAAAGCGACAGCGCCGCGCCGCGCATCTGCGCCGAGTTCTCGGAAGACTTGGAACAGGCCGGCACTGACTATGAAAATTACGTCCGTATGGATGAGGCCAGCCTCGCCGTCACGGCCCAGGGCCGCCAGCTGTGTGTGGACGGGGTGGAGCACGGAAAACGCTACCGTATCACCCTGCGCCGCGGCCTGCCCGCGGCCAGCGGCGAGCAGCTGCTGAAGGACGTGGAACTGACCCATTACGTCCGCGACCGGTCACCGCAGGTCCGCTTCCCGGGCCGCGCCTATGTGCTGCCCGCGGGCGGTCAGGCTGCGCTGCCGGTGGAGACGGTGAATGTCACAGACCTGGACCTGCGCCTGCGCCGGGTCAGCAGCCGCAATGTGCTGCGCACCCTGCAGGAGGGCTATTTCGCCAAGCCGCTCTCGCAATGGGAAGATGAGCATTTCGCCGCGAGTATTGCCGAGGAAATCTGGACCGGCAGCGCCGAAGTGGACACCGCCATCAACCAGGTGATGACCAGCCTCCTGCCGCTGGACGATGCGCTGAGCGGGCAGAAGAAGCCGGGGCTTTACGCCCTCACCGCCCGGGTGCCGGGCGCTGATCCCTATGACGATGCCGGCGCCACCCAGTGGTTCGTGCTGACCGGCCTTGGCCTCAGCACCATGTCCGGCAGCGATGGCCTGCATGTTCAGGTGCAGGGGCTGCGCGATTCCAAACCGCAGGCGGATGCCGAGGTCAGCCTGATCTCTGCCGCCAACGAGGTTCTGGCGACCGCCAGCAGCGACGCCAGCGGATACGTGCATTTTGCCCCCGGCCTCACCCGCGGCACCGGCGGTGCGGCGCCGGCGCTGATCACCGCGCGGGCGGGGAAGGGCGACTTCACCTTCCTGCCCCTCAATGATGCCGCCTTTGATCTGTCGGACCGCGGCGTTTCGGGCCGCCCCGCATCGGGACCAGTGGATGTGTTCCTGGCCACCACCCGCGGCGCCTTCCGCGCCGGTGAAACCGTGCATGTGACCGCGCTGGCCCGTGACAGCAACGCGCAAGCCATCGGCGGCCTGCCGCTGACCGCGATCCTGCTGCGCCCGGACGGGGTGGAATACACCCGCAAGACCTCCGCCGCAGGCCATCAGGGCGGCCATGTCTTTGCCCTTGCCACCGGCCCCGCCGCCCCGCGCGGCACCTGGCGGATCGAGATCAAAAGCGACCTCAAGGCCCCGGCGCTGGCCAGCCGCCAGATCCTGGTTGAGGATTTCCTGCCCGAGCGCATCGACTTCGAGCAAGAGGTTACGAATGCCGGCAGCCTCCAGCCCGGCGCCGCTGCCCAGATCAGCCTGCAGGCCGACTACTTGTTCGGCGCCCCCGGCGCGGGCCTGAAGGTAGAGGGCAGCCTCCGCCTCACCGCCGCCAATACTCTCGAACAGTGGCCCGGCTTCCGTTTCGGCCGCTATGATGAACCTTCCTCGGCCCAGACCGAGTATTTCGGCGGCGAGGAAACCGGCACAGACGGCAGCGCTGTGATTGCTGCCAGCCTCCCCGCTGCTGCTCCGGCTGAGGGTAAACCGCTGCTGGCCACCCTCACCACCCGCGTGGCTGACGGGTCTGCCCGCCCGGTGGAGCGCACGATGGAATTGCCGGTCCGGCCGTCCGGTCCGGTCCTGGGCATCAAACCCATGTTTGATGAGGTGGCGGCAGAGGGCTCCGAGGCTGGTTTCGAACTCATTGCCCTGGCCCCGGACCTGACGCCGATGCCGATGCGGGTCAAATGGACCCTGAACCGGGTCGAGACGCGCTACCAGTGGTATCAGCTTTACGGCAACTGGAACTGGGAGCCGATCACCCGCCGCACCCGCATCGCCACCGGCGAGGCGCAGCTGGGCAGCGATCCGCTGCCGCTGATGCAGCCCGTCGATTGGGGCCGCTATGAGCTGGTGGTGGAGCGCCTCGACGGCGCCTATGCCTCTGCCGCTATTGACTTCTACGCCGGCTGGTATGCGCCCGAAGGCAGCACCGAAACCCCGGCCAAGCTGGAGCTGTCGCTTGACCGCGATAGCTATGCCCCCGGCGGCACCGCCCGCCTGCGCATCGTGCCGCAAGCAGCGGGCACCGCGCTGGTCTCGGTGGTCTCCAACCATCTGATCCACCGCATGGCAGTGGAAGTGCCCGCAGGCGAAACCGTGATCCCGCTGGAGGTGACGCAGGACTGGGGCAGCGGCGCCTATGTGACGGCAACCGTGATCCAGCCCGTGGCAGGCGGCCGCGGCCGCACCCCGCTGCGCGCCCTGGGCCTGGCCCACGCCAGCGTCACCCAGCCCGGCCAGCAGCTGCAGGTCGCCATTGACGTCCCCGAAGTCGCCCGCCCGCGCGGCACCCAAGTGGCCAAACTCCGCGTGGACGGCGCGGCGGAGGGCGAGGAGGTCTGGCTGACGGTGGCCGCCGTCGATCTCGGCATCCTCAACCTCACTGGCTTCACCAGCCCCGATCCCAGCGCGCATTACTACGGCCAGCGCCGTTTAGGCGTGGAGCTGCGCGATGTTTATGGCCGCCTCATCGACCCCGGCAACGGCGCGATGGGCCGCATCCGCTCCGGCGGCGACGCCGACAGCGGCATGAAGATGCAATCGCCGCCGCCCACGCAGGATCTGGTGGCGCTGTTCTCCGGCCCGCTGAAAGCAGATGCCAATGGCGAGGCGGAGTTCCCCCTGACGCTCCCCGCCTTCAACGGTACCGTGCGGATGATGGCGGTCGCCTGGACGGGCAAGGCCGTGGGCCAGGCAGAGGCCGACATGCTGGTGCGCGACCCGGTTGTGGTCACCGCCTCCCTGCCGCGCTTTCTGGCGCCGGGCGATCAAAGCCGCGCCCGGATTGAAATCGTCCACGCTGATGGCCCGGCTGGGGAGATGGCGCTGAGCGCCGGAACCGCAGGCGGCCTGACGCTTGGCAGCCTGCCGGCTTCTGTCACTTTAGCGGAGCAGGGCAAAACGGTGCTGGAACTGCCAATCACAGCCCAAACCGTGGGCGACCACAACCTGATCCTCACCGTTACCACGCCGGACGGGCAGGAGCTGCGGCAGGACCTGCGGATGCCGGTCCGCGCCAATGACCCGGTGACGTCCAACACCCGCCGTTTCACTTTGGCAGGTGGCGACACTTTCCTGTTCAGCAAGGACGTCTTCACCGGCCTGCGCCCCGGCACTGCGCGGGCCACAATCTCCTCCGGCCCGCTGGCGAAATTCGACGTGCCGGGCCTTCTGGCGGAGCTGGATCAGTACCCCTATGGCTGCACGGAGCAGGTGACTTCCAAGGCGCTGCCGCTCCTTTACCTCAGCAGCGTGGCGCAGGCGGCGGGGCTGGGCAACGGCCCGGCGGTGGACGCGCGTATCAATGCCGCCGTCCGCCAGGTGCTGACCCGCCAGGCCCCCTCCGGCGCCTTCGGCCTCTGGCGGGCAGACAGCGGCGAGTTCTGGCTGGATGCCTATGCCAGCGACTTCCTCAGCCGCGCCCGCGCCCAAGGGTATGAGGTGCCGCAGCAGGCCTTTGCGCAGGCGATGGACAACCTGCGCAACCGCATCAACTATGCCCCCGACTTCGACATCGGCGGCGAGGAGATTGCCTATGCCCTGCTGGTTCTGGCGCGTGAAGGCGCAGCCCAGATGGGGGACCTGCGCTACTATGCGGATGTGAAGGGCGAGGGGTTTGCCACGCCCCTTGCTGCCGCCCAACTGGGCGCTGCTCTTGCGGCCTATGGCGACCAGCGCCGCGCTGACCGGATGTTTGCCCGCGCCGCGCAGATGATCGGCAGCGAAGGGCAAAATGAGGCCCGCCTCTGGCGCGCCGATTTCGGCACCCGGCTGCGTGACACCGCGGGCGTTCTGGCGCTTGCGGCAGAGGCCGGATCAGAGGCCGTGGACCGCGCCAGCCTGTCGGCGCGGATTTCTAACGCCAGCGGTTACCGCTCCACCCAGGAGTCCGCCTGGACCCTGATGGCGGCCCATGCGCTGACCCAAAATCCCGAGGACTCCGGCCTGCTGGTCAACGGCCAGCCCGTCCAAGGCCCGTTTGTTCAGGCCGCAGATGGTCAGGATATCCCGGAACTGGCTCTCACCGCCGCCAGCGGACGCACTGCGGAAATCACCCTTACAACGCTTGGCGTGCCAGAGGTTCCGCCGGCCGCGGGCGGCTTCGGCTACACCATCGAGCGCAGCTACTACACGCTGGAAGGCCAGCCGCTGGACGTGCAGTCCGTTGCTGCTGGCGCGCGGTTTGTGGCTGTCCTGCGGGTGAAACCGCATGAGAAGACCGGTGCGCGGCTGATGGTGAACGACCCGCTGCCCGCCGGGTTTGAGATCGACAACCCGAACCTCCTGCGTTCCGGCGACCTGCGCGATCTCGACTGGCTGAACCCGGCAGAGGCTGAATATGCCGAGTTCCGCAGCGACCGTTTCCTGGCGGCGGTGAATTTGCGCGACGCCTCACAGGTGACGCTGGCCTATGTGGTCCGCGCGGTGACACCCGGCGTGTTCCACCACCCGGCGGCTTCGGTTGAGGACATGTACCGCCCCGCCTACCGCGCCCGCACCGGCACGGGGCGTGTGGTTGTTAAGTGAAGCGCTGGCGGACCAAAGCTAAGGGAATTGCCCGTCCGCGGGTG
It encodes the following:
- a CDS encoding alpha-2-macroglobulin, producing MPRLFASAFLYFIAFVAFPPAAQAQQAVPEFRYRAYADTDFFGSDLQPLFDTDAASCARACAAQADCAGFVFNQRANACFPKSALEQSSPYAGALSAVKQPAAPGLAAAAAPRAARLDFLQEQELQRAAGLSRSLGLDYPLDTNDADTARAAARSLQRDGEPLAALRWMAQAVVLQDEAADWTGFSEYLLAAAKDSNSRSQQRRYRAQAFSAALNGYLRATEPEAQARALRQAAEAVETLGRGRDMLPLLHLAEEIIPLKDNAELLNYAIRKYGFRVTSSTVESDSAAPRICAEFSEDLEQAGTDYENYVRMDEASLAVTAQGRQLCVDGVEHGKRYRITLRRGLPAASGEQLLKDVELTHYVRDRSPQVRFPGRAYVLPAGGQAALPVETVNVTDLDLRLRRVSSRNVLRTLQEGYFAKPLSQWEDEHFAASIAEEIWTGSAEVDTAINQVMTSLLPLDDALSGQKKPGLYALTARVPGADPYDDAGATQWFVLTGLGLSTMSGSDGLHVQVQGLRDSKPQADAEVSLISAANEVLATASSDASGYVHFAPGLTRGTGGAAPALITARAGKGDFTFLPLNDAAFDLSDRGVSGRPASGPVDVFLATTRGAFRAGETVHVTALARDSNAQAIGGLPLTAILLRPDGVEYTRKTSAAGHQGGHVFALATGPAAPRGTWRIEIKSDLKAPALASRQILVEDFLPERIDFEQEVTNAGSLQPGAAAQISLQADYLFGAPGAGLKVEGSLRLTAANTLEQWPGFRFGRYDEPSSAQTEYFGGEETGTDGSAVIAASLPAAAPAEGKPLLATLTTRVADGSARPVERTMELPVRPSGPVLGIKPMFDEVAAEGSEAGFELIALAPDLTPMPMRVKWTLNRVETRYQWYQLYGNWNWEPITRRTRIATGEAQLGSDPLPLMQPVDWGRYELVVERLDGAYASAAIDFYAGWYAPEGSTETPAKLELSLDRDSYAPGGTARLRIVPQAAGTALVSVVSNHLIHRMAVEVPAGETVIPLEVTQDWGSGAYVTATVIQPVAGGRGRTPLRALGLAHASVTQPGQQLQVAIDVPEVARPRGTQVAKLRVDGAAEGEEVWLTVAAVDLGILNLTGFTSPDPSAHYYGQRRLGVELRDVYGRLIDPGNGAMGRIRSGGDADSGMKMQSPPPTQDLVALFSGPLKADANGEAEFPLTLPAFNGTVRMMAVAWTGKAVGQAEADMLVRDPVVVTASLPRFLAPGDQSRARIEIVHADGPAGEMALSAGTAGGLTLGSLPASVTLAEQGKTVLELPITAQTVGDHNLILTVTTPDGQELRQDLRMPVRANDPVTSNTRRFTLAGGDTFLFSKDVFTGLRPGTARATISSGPLAKFDVPGLLAELDQYPYGCTEQVTSKALPLLYLSSVAQAAGLGNGPAVDARINAAVRQVLTRQAPSGAFGLWRADSGEFWLDAYASDFLSRARAQGYEVPQQAFAQAMDNLRNRINYAPDFDIGGEEIAYALLVLAREGAAQMGDLRYYADVKGEGFATPLAAAQLGAALAAYGDQRRADRMFARAAQMIGSEGQNEARLWRADFGTRLRDTAGVLALAAEAGSEAVDRASLSARISNASGYRSTQESAWTLMAAHALTQNPEDSGLLVNGQPVQGPFVQAADGQDIPELALTAASGRTAEITLTTLGVPEVPPAAGGFGYTIERSYYTLEGQPLDVQSVAAGARFVAVLRVKPHEKTGARLMVNDPLPAGFEIDNPNLLRSGDLRDLDWLNPAEAEYAEFRSDRFLAAVNLRDASQVTLAYVVRAVTPGVFHHPAASVEDMYRPAYRARTGTGRVVVK